The sequence ACTTACcagcaaaataatattttgtaaaaacattttcagacaatttaaatatttttgttcggCTTCATTAGTATAAATCATCTctaatccatacattttttaatattatgttttttttttcattttcttttgatatactttgtgttttaacgacttgaattcaatatgatttttgtttaacaattttttttagatttatgcattacttatacaaaattttataagtttcgttttttagttagtatttcactaaattttaaaataattaattaatcaaagacgTCTTTAAGCAAACTTTTAAACAGGCTCTTAGGCCAAGCCAGACTTTATGTAAGCCGAGAACCGAGCCTTTTAATTATGtctttaacttaaaattaatgaaaatcacATTAAAAAACATAGTTTGTTTTGGcgtaaattatttatgaaaatcaaGTTAACATTTTAAGATTTttgatttagtttgatttttacgATTTAAAAATTCtggtaataaaaattaaaaaatacttaaaaaaatgtgttattaattagatagaacttgaataataaaatcaatGGTATAAATTGACAATAAAAGTTTCAATAATTAaacttaaagtaaaataataattgttttcaagttgtataataataaatattcaacTTGCAAAAATTAGACATAATACTGGCTTTCAAGGTATAATtattgaactaaaaaaatagtaaaacaatATTCAAAATACTTTCTTTCAATCatgaaaatttagaaaatagatATCCAACAATAAgatattaattacaataataatttataggGATGTTCGGAATGGGACATGATTTaattcagtttgaaaagttaattataaattaattaaaatcattatttattaaaaaacaataaaaaatgattaataattctAATTTTCACAGCATGCTCCTTCTCTTTTCCACAAACACATCTCGCCCACCTCTCTTGTGCACACCCACAACTCCACCAACCACATCACCATATTATTACATTAGGTTTAAtagtcttttattaaaaatttaatgattaataaatcttatttaatttataattcatttaatgtctctaataatcacaattattaGGTTAATTTATCTGAAGACCAAAATCAACAatctataaaattagaagaccaaatgttacaattaaaaatcaagtggaccaaaatcatgaatttaaaaaattagaagaaccaaaattacaatttagtctttagttttcatatttcaattaaaaaaacctATATTTAAATGTGATTTcataagtaattattataaaaaattatcgtatataataatataattagacaaacttgtaaaaaaatattaatattaaattctatttttcatatgattgtaaataacaataaatacaagttacaaaaaatagcattaaaaatatttgctacTAATTAATAGTAGTTGAATACTAATccttttttcaaatataaaaaaaatactgaatTGACTTGTTTAATATAGCACATCTTTTTCATGTAATTAATATTGCAATGAAGTATTGTACCATTGCTTAATAAAGActagtttccttttaaaaatattaaataattttttattgtatgaTACAAAACTTactaattaaaagtttaataaatttataagaatgTTTGTTACTCCACACACATCAGTGATGGTAACAATGTTGACCAATAATATGGTGGTCTATTCAAATATCTTGCTGCTACTCATTTTCAcgataaacttaaaaaaagtctttaatttatttcttttctttatgttgGATGAGGTGAGAAAGTAAGAAAATTGGTCAAAAAGCATTGATGTTTGAATGTTGACCGCTAGCATGCGAATTGAGATTATTGTACCCAGTTTATCACTCTCAGGTGATCATACAAATCTGTTCCTACATAGATATTATAGATTGGGggtagtgaagaaggaaggcCATGTGAGTAGTCCTAGTGTGgtttattatgattttaatttaaatttaatcaaaatcagATTAAAAACATTAAGTGTAGCATAGTTTGTTTcaacttaaattatttatgaaaaattaaattaattttttattatttgattcagTTTGTTATGATTTAAAAACTCcggtaataaatattaaaaaatatttaaaaaatttgttaataattaaacagAACTtggataataaaattaatgtataaatagaaaacaaaagtttcaatcattaaacttaaaagtaaaatgataattatttttaacttttataataacaaacattcaatttaaaaataaaattaacacatAATACTTATTTCAAGTTGCAATTAtcgaacttaaaaaaataataaaataatattcataatactttcttcatgaaaattgaaaaagtaaataCCCAACAACAAAATATTCACGATGCAATTTGATTTAGTTCTATTCTTGTGTGTGAAACTTGACAATCAAATCGTGTGTCAGACTGAAAATCAATCTCTgcagtttgaataaaaaaatcaaatcaataacCACAAGTTTTTAtgcgatattttttttttggaactaTTCTTTGATTTTACACTTAATGTGTTTTGATTTTAAACATGTCTACTCGTACGTGCTTATTCACATGGTGAGTTCTTCACACCGCCACGTCATTCACATTCGCACCACTAAAAAACAGCCAAAATTACTTACCTTGAACCcaaggaaataataataaagatagaaataaagatccaaaatcaaattcatcaaTTGATAGATAACTTTAACTGCCGCTAAAAGTCAAGATAATATGGTTTCATAAAAGTGGATTGTATAATACGATTCCTCAATCCACTTAATTGTGCCATACATATGCCTCTTCGGGTGACCAAGGCCATAGCATTatcctaaaattattattcttcttgtctttaaatataagattatgtttagttttatttatattttttatataattctttttaagtTACCTTTTAGcgttaattaaaattcaaatatatacaaCAAAACAAATTCCAAGacgagagagaaagaagaaaaggttGAAAGTTAAAACTCAAGAAAGGATTCCCCATCCCCACATGCGTTAGAGtgtcttttattattatgcagaattatatttaatattaaaatccaATTAAATGGTCTTTGcaataaatgaaaaagtgaaaagcaattaattaattgaattgaattaaataatatgCTTAGATTTTGGTGTGTCGAGAAGACTAGAAAATTGGTTTTTGAGTTTGACTTTGTCgttatctctctctctcactctagGAATGGCACAAGAGCCAAAGCCTCAAATAAATAAACGGGCAACCTCATTTGCATGCTTCGTTATTCTCTatatttctctccctctttctcttcACACTCTGGCTTTCATTCATTTGCATTGCGAGAAAACGAAAAACTCTGAAAACCGCAACAAACTCACACACACTCACAAGAGAGTAACAaccaaacaaacaacaaatctCTCATCATGgcagttgaggctcctccgcaCAACATGAATCTCTTCCCCTCGCAGTTACTAACCGCCAGGTaacacaatcaatcaacaaaaaaccattttccctttttctttcttcgttTTAAGTTTTCAACATTTCTCGAACCGTTTAATCTGAAAATCCGTTTCAACAGAGAAATGATGAAACCGAATCTTGGCTTCTACACCGCACAGCAAACGgaagctgctgctgctgctgctacgCCTCTTCTTCAGTCAACGGCGTTACCTTTTCTCCACCAATCCGATAGTGGCCTCACCTGCCACGTCACCACCACCGCTCCGACGAGAAAACGCTCCAGAGACTCCATCACCACTGTACCAAACGCGCTTCTACCACTTCCGCAGAAGAACAaactatcatcatcatcatcatcatcaccaccacCGTCCATTCTCGATCAAGAGCTTCTCTTCCATTTCCAGAACCAGCAATCCGAGATCGACCGCTTCATCGTACAACACGTAAGTTTGTTccaaacctaaaaaaaaaaataaaaaaaaatcgtgtgatttaaaattaaaatatttttgttcatttttttagaCGGAGAAAGTGAGAATGGAGATGGCGGAGCAGCGAGTGAGGCAATCGAGAATGTTGATAACGGCGATTCAAGAAGCCGTGGCGAAGAAACTGAAGGAGAAAGACGAAGAGATTCAGCGCGTGGGGAAGCTGAATTGGGTTCTGCAAGAACGAGTGAAGAGCATCTGCGTGGAGAATCAGATTTGGAAAGAACTAGCGCAAACAAACGAAGCCACCGCGAATAATCTTCGGAACAATCTAGAACAAGTTCTGGCGCACGTTAGCGAAGATCACCATAACCACAACCACCACGCCGTCGAAGCGGCGGAATCGAGTTGCgcgagcaacaacaacaacaaccacccCCACCGCGAGGAGGAGGAGGTTTGCGGCGGATACGAGCGAAACGACGGCGTTTTGGGGAAGAGGATGTGCAATCAGTGTGGGGTAAGAGAATCGATAGTGCTGTTGTTGCCATGTAGGCATCTGTGTTTGTGCACAATGTGTGGGTCCACCGTACACAATTGCCCTCTTTGTCAATCTGGCATTAATGCCAGTGTTCATGTTAATTACTCTTAGGaggagtttttttcttcttcttcttttcttttcttaacgtTTTCCATATACTACTACTCCATTTTACACCACCGGAAAAAAATAGTTACAgtttactttcttttttgtcCGAAGGACAGTGTAAGGAGGACAAAGAAATAGTAGAATGTAGAATTCTTTTGTTGAtacagattttttttctctctctctcgatctCTGGTTTTGTTCATGTATAGTAATTCTTTAGTTGCTGCCTTGctggatttttttgtttttgttttgatatcTAGAGTTGCTGGAATTTGTTATTGCTTGAATCAGTGTAAGGAAAAATGATTCATGGTGATGGTGTTGGAAATTAGGATAcctattgattttttattggaATAACTGGAAAGGAggttttattgataaaattaatggcATTCAAAGAAATTTTGATATTCTGATTCAAAGTGAacgttgtttattttgaatattatcATTTTGGTTATAAAAAAATGGTGTTTATTTGTAAGGAAAAAACTGATTCATGGTGCGAGATAAATGGAAAGGaagtttcattttattaataaaaattaatggcattcacaaaatttaaataatttttttatcaaatgtgAATGTTGTTcatagaaattattattttttgtgggggggttttgttttttctattgaAAACTACTAGTATttggaaattttaattaaatgggAGAAAAAAAGCAGGAAGCAAGAGGTGTGCGTCCCCAACTATTGAGTGAATGAATTGTTGGAGGAGAAAGACTAGAGGAATCCCACTACTGGGAAAGTTGTTTTGTTTGTGATGGGTATGAAATGAAATGTGCAGTGTGTGTGAACAGAAAAGGCCAAGGGAAACAGGTCATAGGTCATAACACAGAGTAGGGGGTGTGTATATGGCCACAACCACATGCATCAATTCTGGAAACGGCTATGAATGTGGTGataagtgttttttcttttgtttgctttcattaTGTTGG comes from Glycine soja cultivar W05 chromosome 20, ASM419377v2, whole genome shotgun sequence and encodes:
- the LOC114401235 gene encoding BOI-related E3 ubiquitin-protein ligase 1-like, whose translation is MAVEAPPHNMNLFPSQLLTAREMMKPNLGFYTAQQTEAAAAAATPLLQSTALPFLHQSDSGLTCHVTTTAPTRKRSRDSITTVPNALLPLPQKNKLSSSSSSSPPPSILDQELLFHFQNQQSEIDRFIVQHTEKVRMEMAEQRVRQSRMLITAIQEAVAKKLKEKDEEIQRVGKLNWVLQERVKSICVENQIWKELAQTNEATANNLRNNLEQVLAHVSEDHHNHNHHAVEAAESSCASNNNNNHPHREEEEVCGGYERNDGVLGKRMCNQCGVRESIVLLLPCRHLCLCTMCGSTVHNCPLCQSGINASVHVNYS